Proteins encoded by one window of Panicum virgatum strain AP13 chromosome 7N, P.virgatum_v5, whole genome shotgun sequence:
- the LOC120682843 gene encoding uncharacterized protein LOC120682843 isoform X2 produces the protein MASYFAAQLKDMFFVLVERVTGYGWTEAQDGAQEPTKLTSEEVSPAEEEVTVVQNIQIRARSSADPVVSSGTKPQVN, from the exons ATGGCCAGCTACTTCGCCGCGCAGCTCAAGGACATGTTTTTCGTGCTCGTCGAGCGCGTCACGGGCTATGGCTGGACCGAAGCTCAGGATG GTGCACAAGAGCCCACCAAGTTGACATCTGAAGAGGTCTCTccagctgaagaagaggtgacCGTGGTACAGAACATTCAGATCAGAGCAAGAAGCAGCGCGGATCCCGTTGTGTCAAGTGGCACAAAACCTCAGGTTAACTAG
- the LOC120682843 gene encoding uncharacterized protein LOC120682843 isoform X1: MASYFAAQLKDMFFVLVERVTGYGWTEAQDGSSGAQEPTKLTSEEVSPAEEEVTVVQNIQIRARSSADPVVSSGTKPQVN; this comes from the exons ATGGCCAGCTACTTCGCCGCGCAGCTCAAGGACATGTTTTTCGTGCTCGTCGAGCGCGTCACGGGCTATGGCTGGACCGAAGCTCAGGATGGTTCGTCAG GTGCACAAGAGCCCACCAAGTTGACATCTGAAGAGGTCTCTccagctgaagaagaggtgacCGTGGTACAGAACATTCAGATCAGAGCAAGAAGCAGCGCGGATCCCGTTGTGTCAAGTGGCACAAAACCTCAGGTTAACTAG